The following proteins come from a genomic window of Dysidea avara chromosome 12, odDysAvar1.4, whole genome shotgun sequence:
- the LOC136240844 gene encoding uncharacterized protein isoform X1 yields the protein MQQLQGSCLEMRNKFQISRVKKNEWLSPVLVVMLQPTIFFVVMQQAYTEDPFNKFVRAVNAAPEPAVVVATDTQLTDIVRFCTSPIDFCVLTVDPTFSLGDFEVTLITYRNLLLQTKQFRQPPVIVGPACVHFKKTFASYLFFASTLCQELEGIRVLGTDGEKALLDVFKHEFGLAQHLTCSIHVRRNVKDKLRECNIPSQLSVEILDDVFGKKLGTEYVEGLTYAEDADDFDAKLERLITQWKGQDTATTSTSDVDSFIDWFNCTRYLRFVAQC from the coding sequence ATGCAACAGCTCCAGGGCAGTTGCCTAgagatgagaaacaagtttCAAATTTCAAGAGTAAAGAAAAACGAATGGTTGTCTCCGGTGTTAGTAGTGATGCTGCAGCCAACAATCTTTTTTGTTGTAATGCAGCAGGCGTACACTGAGGACCCTTTTAATAAGTTTGTTAGAGCTGTAAACGCTGCGCCTGAACCAGCTGTAGTGGTAGCAACGGATACCCAGCTTACAGATATTGTCCGCTTCTGTACTTCTCCTATTGATTTCTGTGTGCTCACTGTTGATCCAACATTTTCTTTAGGGGACTTTGAAGTGACTTTAATAACATACCGTAATCTTTTATTGCAAACAAAGCAATTTCGCCAACCACCAGTTATTGTTGGTCCAGCATGTGTCCATTTCAAGAAGACATTTGCGTCTTATCTTTTCTTTGCGTCTACACTGTGTCAGGAACTGGAGGGTATCAGAGTGCTAGGTACTGATGGTGAAAAGGCTCTCCTTGATGTTTTTAAGCATGAATTTGGGCTTGCTCAACACCTGACTTGTTCCATTCATGTTCGCAGAAATGTTAAAGACAAGCTTCGTGAATGTAACATTCCATCACAGCTTTCAGTAGAAATTCTTGATGATGTTTTTGGAAAGAAGCTAGGTACAGAATATGTTGAAGGGCTTACATATGCTGAGGATGCTGATGATTTTGATGCTAAGCTGGAAAGGTTAATCACACAATGGAAAGGCCAGGACACAGCAACTACCAGTACAAGTGATGTTGATAGTTTTATTGATTGGTTTAATTGTACAAGATACCTGCGATTCGTAGCTCAATGTTGA
- the LOC136240844 gene encoding uncharacterized protein isoform X2: protein MIVLILEGSLLKSRKYRDVVERVADIVDNGPSESSNETISVCKKLDYSDCIQPIYEVPPNKYSAERILKILLDPKISASVICTVRPADITKSATYVVNIHKLEHPDDIKNDNFRKWEHSGSHPLYFRVQVEPGDHLYVEKCAAGATGDNVVLLRRLHSVHPSNNKFKRMIAFVSDSLNNPHYLCLLVYHLPEGFVPTVTYHGNFKGEHHFIQHGLALN, encoded by the exons ATGATAGTGTTGATTCTTGAGGGTTCGCTACTGAAGTCAAGGAAGTACCG GGATGTTGTTGAAAGAGTGGCAGACATAGTAGACA ATGGACCCAGTGAATCTTCCAATGAAACCATCAGTGTGTGTAAAAAGCTAGAttacagtgattgtatacaaccaatATATGAAGTTCCTCCAAACAAGTATAGTGCTGAACggattttaaaaattctgctgGACCCTAAGATTTCAGCATCTGTGATCTGCACTGTACGGCCAGCTGACATCACTAAGAGTGCCACATACGTGGTTAACATTCATAAGCTTGAGCACCCTGATGACATCAAGAATGACAACTTCAGGAAGTGGGAACATTCAGGGTCTCACCCATTGTATTTTAGAGTGCAAGTGGAACCCGGTGACCATTTGTATGTAGAAAAATGTGCTGCTGGTGCTACCGGAGATAATGTTGTGTTGCTTCGTCGTCTTCACAGTGTCCATCCATCAAATAACAAATTTAAACGGATGATAGCATTTGTATCAG ATTCTTTGAACAATCCCCACTACTTGTGCTTACTGGTGTACCACCTACCCGAAGGATTTGTACCTACGGTGACATACCATGGAAATTTTAAAGGGGAACACCATTTCATCCAACATGGTCTAGCACTAAATTGA